From Shewanella psychrophila, a single genomic window includes:
- a CDS encoding DUF3486 family protein codes for MSDTATRGRRSKVDLLPDGIRKKLDTGLRDGSITQMELLDEINVLIEAAGLPEEQQLSRAGLNRYASKMEAVGKSLREMREITQVWTAELGDKPTGEVTKLILEMARSQLFKALLNEDGETADVGMIKDAMLAVQRLESAAMASHKREKEIRKVFAEEAANAAVKVASQAGLTAKAVESIKREILGIV; via the coding sequence ATGAGCGATACCGCAACAAGAGGCCGTCGTTCTAAAGTTGATCTTCTGCCCGATGGGATCCGTAAGAAACTCGACACAGGTTTGCGTGATGGCTCCATTACCCAGATGGAGTTGCTCGATGAGATCAATGTGCTGATTGAGGCTGCAGGTCTGCCCGAAGAGCAACAACTTTCCCGCGCTGGTTTGAACCGCTATGCCAGCAAGATGGAAGCCGTGGGCAAGAGCCTGCGTGAAATGCGTGAGATCACCCAGGTATGGACAGCCGAGCTTGGCGATAAACCCACGGGCGAAGTGACCAAGCTCATTCTTGAGATGGCTCGCAGCCAGCTGTTTAAAGCCTTGCTTAACGAAGACGGCGAAACCGCAGATGTCGGCATGATCAAAGATGCCATGTTAGCGGTTCAGCGTCTCGAATCTGCCGCTATGGCCAGCCACAAGCGCGAGAAAGAGATCCGCAAGGTGTTTGCTGAAGAAGCGGCGAACGCTGCAGTGAAAGTTGCCTCACAGGCTGGACTCACCGCCAAGGCCGTCGAGTCTATTAAGCGTGAAATATTGGGGATAGTCTGA
- a CDS encoding phage minor head protein gives MADKEVNSARYGSLPFEQQISFFRNKLNVPTESWTELWRHGHNSGFSVAGAMKDDLLNDFRRAVDAAIADGKSLTWFKKEFNHIVAKHGWEHTGKASWRAKVIFDTNMRQSYNAGRYEQLQQFEYWRYAHGDSRYPREMHLKWHGTLLPKSDAWWQTHFPQNGWGCKCRIYGVSQSELERKGLTTTATPNDGMREWEDKTTGEVHQVPKGIDPGFDYIPMRDANQAKQQQLAEKKAPVYQAPERLVSTAFSTVKGVNVDGLNQVLRAFSTTSSAPQVAKLGEFLNIHDIRSVFVKQAEMGLYNKGAKDIQQAVQGYLKPSEFSPRYLYAIRGYKNTRGFTSKHFDHVVVKVASTTKLSKVDVNELRQLVALAHEFYKRGKPEFSMSHIVRTYGESKGHSGTIVTWLHELGHQVHYKAGGPSAPAFQGLTRYGGTNSAEWHAEHFAAWLLNRNALAEFNADIANYFDKLVEQAIANGANNG, from the coding sequence ATGGCTGATAAAGAGGTCAATAGTGCCCGCTATGGCTCATTGCCATTCGAACAGCAGATAAGCTTCTTTCGTAATAAGCTGAACGTGCCTACCGAGTCCTGGACGGAGCTTTGGCGGCATGGCCATAACTCTGGCTTTAGTGTCGCTGGGGCAATGAAAGATGACTTGCTTAATGACTTTAGGCGCGCGGTGGATGCTGCTATCGCTGATGGCAAGTCGCTTACCTGGTTTAAAAAAGAGTTTAATCATATTGTCGCCAAACACGGCTGGGAGCATACGGGGAAGGCGAGCTGGCGGGCTAAGGTAATTTTTGATACCAACATGCGTCAAAGCTATAACGCTGGCCGCTATGAGCAGCTGCAGCAGTTCGAGTATTGGCGCTATGCCCATGGTGATAGTCGCTATCCCCGAGAGATGCATCTTAAGTGGCATGGTACCTTATTGCCTAAGTCAGATGCTTGGTGGCAAACTCACTTCCCGCAAAATGGTTGGGGCTGCAAGTGCCGTATCTATGGTGTGAGTCAGTCAGAGCTTGAACGGAAGGGCTTAACCACTACTGCCACACCGAACGATGGCATGCGAGAGTGGGAAGACAAAACAACGGGTGAAGTGCATCAAGTGCCTAAGGGGATCGATCCAGGCTTTGATTATATTCCTATGCGAGACGCTAATCAGGCTAAGCAACAACAGCTCGCTGAGAAAAAGGCCCCGGTTTATCAAGCACCAGAGCGTCTGGTTTCTACAGCCTTTAGTACCGTTAAAGGTGTCAATGTCGATGGCCTTAATCAAGTCCTCAGGGCTTTTTCAACAACGAGCTCAGCTCCGCAGGTCGCTAAATTGGGTGAGTTCCTTAACATCCACGATATTAGAAGTGTCTTTGTTAAACAGGCTGAAATGGGGCTCTATAACAAAGGGGCCAAAGATATTCAGCAAGCAGTTCAAGGATATCTTAAACCGAGTGAATTCAGCCCAAGATATCTCTATGCTATAAGAGGTTATAAAAACACCCGAGGCTTTACCTCAAAGCACTTTGACCATGTTGTGGTAAAAGTCGCTAGCACCACAAAGTTGTCTAAAGTGGATGTAAACGAGCTGCGTCAACTGGTTGCCTTAGCTCATGAATTTTACAAGCGTGGGAAACCTGAGTTTTCAATGTCGCATATCGTTAGAACCTATGGTGAGAGTAAAGGTCACAGCGGAACAATTGTGACTTGGTTACACGAGTTAGGCCATCAAGTGCATTATAAAGCAGGTGGCCCATCGGCTCCTGCATTTCAAGGACTGACCCGCTATGGCGGGACTAACTCAGCCGAATGGCATGCCGAACACTTTGCTGCTTGGCTATTAAACCGTAATGCCTTGGCAGAATTTAATGCAGATATTGCCAACTATTTTGATAAGCTAGTTGAACAAGCTATCGCTAATGGAGCTAATAATGGATAA
- a CDS encoding DUF935 domain-containing protein → MAITKSDKAVETDRNGTRFSVKGLKKSQTDNAKLAHLHSHYAQHPSRGLTPAKLARILSLAEQGDLIAQCELAEDMEEKDGHIFSELQKRRRALLDVEWQIVPPRNASAAEIKDGEMLTEQLEDMQILDDLIFDMSDAILKGFSNSEIVWQQQGTLWLPEAFNFKDPSWFMTGQANDDANSKEVVDRNELRLRDNTLNGAALQPFGWVSHVHKTKSGYLGRNGLARVLAWPFLFKNYGVRDLAEFLEIYGLPLRLGKYPTGADKTEKATLLRAVMSIGHNAGGIIPKGMDIDFKEAAKGNKDPFEYMISLMEKTVSKAILGGTLTSQADGKSSTNALGNVHNEVRQELRDSDLKQIGNTLSRDLVLPMYMLNGKSYRTPNRSPRLVFNIVEAEDLKGYAESLPKLVDIGFAIPQQWAQDKLQIPVAQKGEIVLIKQAAQPTSKEAEFEEPQAKLKRMAIKRIVALKSQSEKVKLEADDVDEMSERLASDMSPILEGFTDEVRQLVESAESLEALQVSLNKLDLSIDEASEILQLALVAADLAGQHDVLSGS, encoded by the coding sequence ATGGCTATAACAAAGAGTGACAAGGCGGTTGAAACAGATAGAAACGGTACCCGCTTTAGTGTGAAAGGGCTTAAGAAATCACAAACCGACAATGCCAAGCTAGCGCATCTTCATAGCCATTATGCCCAACACCCGAGTCGTGGGTTAACACCGGCTAAGCTGGCTCGAATATTGAGCTTGGCGGAACAAGGTGATCTTATTGCTCAGTGCGAGCTGGCCGAGGACATGGAGGAGAAAGACGGTCACATCTTCTCAGAGCTGCAAAAGCGTCGCCGTGCCTTGTTGGATGTTGAATGGCAGATAGTGCCGCCACGTAATGCCTCTGCAGCCGAGATTAAAGATGGCGAGATGTTGACTGAGCAGCTTGAAGATATGCAGATATTAGACGATCTCATCTTTGATATGAGTGACGCTATTTTAAAAGGATTTTCAAACAGCGAAATAGTCTGGCAGCAACAGGGCACACTTTGGCTACCAGAAGCGTTTAATTTTAAAGATCCCAGTTGGTTTATGACGGGCCAAGCTAATGATGACGCCAATAGCAAAGAGGTTGTCGACCGTAACGAACTGCGGCTGCGTGATAACACCCTCAATGGCGCAGCCTTGCAGCCTTTTGGCTGGGTAAGTCACGTACATAAGACTAAGTCGGGTTATCTGGGCCGCAATGGCTTAGCCCGAGTACTTGCCTGGCCGTTCTTGTTCAAAAACTACGGCGTGCGCGATCTCGCTGAATTTTTAGAGATCTACGGCTTGCCGCTGCGCCTGGGTAAATACCCAACCGGAGCGGATAAAACAGAGAAAGCGACGCTGCTGCGTGCGGTGATGAGCATTGGCCATAACGCTGGGGGCATCATCCCCAAAGGCATGGACATCGACTTTAAAGAGGCAGCCAAAGGCAATAAAGACCCGTTTGAGTACATGATATCCCTGATGGAGAAAACTGTCTCTAAGGCTATTTTGGGGGGCACCTTAACCAGTCAGGCAGACGGTAAAAGCTCGACTAACGCGCTAGGTAATGTGCATAACGAAGTTCGCCAGGAGCTACGGGATTCAGATCTTAAGCAGATAGGTAACACCTTAAGTCGCGATTTAGTGCTGCCGATGTACATGCTCAATGGTAAAAGCTATCGCACGCCTAACCGTAGCCCGCGCCTGGTGTTTAACATAGTAGAGGCTGAAGACCTCAAGGGGTATGCCGAGTCATTGCCTAAATTGGTCGACATTGGCTTTGCTATTCCTCAGCAGTGGGCCCAGGACAAATTACAGATCCCCGTGGCACAAAAAGGCGAAATAGTGCTGATAAAGCAAGCCGCTCAACCTACGAGTAAAGAGGCTGAGTTTGAAGAGCCACAAGCCAAGCTAAAGCGGATGGCCATCAAGCGCATCGTGGCGCTTAAATCCCAAAGCGAGAAAGTGAAGCTAGAAGCCGATGATGTAGATGAAATGAGCGAACGTCTTGCCAGTGACATGTCGCCCATTCTCGAAGGCTTCACCGATGAAGTGCGTCAACTCGTTGAAAGTGCAGAATCACTAGAAGCGTTGCAAGTTAGTTTGAACAAGTTAGATCTCAGTATCGATGAGGCCAGTGAAATACTGCAGCTGGCCTTAGTCGCCGCAGATTTAGCGGGTCAACATGATGTGCTAAGTGGGAGCTAG
- a CDS encoding terminase large subunit domain-containing protein: MTHAQRVIQPSAEAIQQEMAQFDPTEVLLPYQKRWIADESQLKIAEKSRRTGLTWAEAADGVLTAAVARNAGGTNHYYVGSNKEMAREFIDAAAMWAKAFNKAAGEIQEEIFRDEDGDKDILTFAIYFDSGYKIQALSSNPSNLRGMQGNVTIDEAAFHDRLGEVLKAALALTMWGAKVRLISTHNGTDNQFNELINDSRAGKKDYSVHRITLDDACHEGLYKRICQIRKIEWSQALEDSWKAGLLKATACEEDALEEYSCVPKQGGGTYIKRVLIEEAMVKDNSIPIITLEAPKDFETWSEAHRNIQVKEWCEQIKPYLEKLNPLWNHAFGEDFARKGDLSVFLPLEIAPDLSKRTPFVVELAKLTYDAQREILFYICDNLPRLQGMAFDATGNGGYLAEAAMFRYGTEMVEQVMLSEAWYREWMPKLKAEFEDLNLTIPRHQDILDDMAKIKVTNGTPKIDKGSDKSATTGQQRHGDFAVALAMGIRASWMEGGVIEFTAIPGKGSDEDDSNDDYHSFDRGTY, encoded by the coding sequence ATGACTCACGCGCAGCGAGTCATTCAACCGTCAGCCGAGGCTATACAGCAAGAGATGGCCCAGTTTGATCCGACCGAGGTGTTACTGCCATACCAGAAACGCTGGATAGCCGACGAGTCACAGCTCAAAATTGCCGAAAAGTCTCGCCGTACAGGCCTGACCTGGGCAGAAGCTGCCGATGGGGTACTCACCGCTGCAGTTGCGCGCAATGCGGGTGGTACCAACCATTACTATGTTGGCTCTAACAAGGAGATGGCGCGGGAGTTTATCGATGCTGCAGCCATGTGGGCCAAGGCGTTTAATAAGGCTGCGGGTGAAATTCAAGAGGAGATCTTCCGCGACGAGGATGGCGATAAGGACATTCTTACCTTCGCCATCTATTTCGACTCAGGTTATAAAATTCAGGCGCTGTCATCTAACCCAAGCAACCTGCGTGGTATGCAGGGTAACGTCACCATCGATGAGGCCGCGTTCCACGATCGCTTAGGTGAAGTGCTCAAGGCGGCATTAGCACTCACCATGTGGGGCGCTAAGGTGCGCCTCATCAGTACCCATAATGGCACAGACAATCAATTTAATGAGCTGATTAATGATAGCCGTGCGGGTAAGAAAGATTACAGCGTGCATCGCATCACCCTCGACGATGCCTGTCACGAGGGGCTGTATAAGCGTATCTGCCAAATTCGTAAAATTGAGTGGAGCCAGGCGTTAGAGGACTCCTGGAAAGCTGGGCTACTCAAGGCCACCGCCTGTGAAGAAGATGCGTTAGAGGAATACAGTTGCGTGCCCAAACAAGGGGGCGGTACTTACATTAAGCGGGTGCTCATCGAAGAGGCGATGGTTAAAGACAACTCCATCCCTATTATCACCCTTGAAGCGCCTAAAGACTTTGAGACCTGGTCAGAGGCTCACCGCAACATTCAGGTCAAAGAATGGTGTGAGCAGATTAAGCCGTACCTGGAGAAGCTAAACCCGCTCTGGAACCATGCCTTTGGTGAGGATTTTGCCCGCAAGGGCGATCTGTCGGTGTTTTTGCCCTTAGAGATCGCGCCCGATTTGAGTAAACGCACCCCGTTTGTGGTGGAGCTGGCCAAGTTGACCTATGACGCTCAGCGGGAGATTTTGTTCTACATCTGTGACAACTTACCTCGCCTCCAGGGCATGGCATTCGATGCCACGGGTAACGGTGGCTATCTGGCCGAGGCGGCGATGTTCCGCTATGGCACCGAGATGGTCGAGCAAGTGATGTTAAGTGAGGCTTGGTACCGCGAGTGGATGCCCAAGCTTAAGGCTGAATTTGAAGATTTAAACCTCACTATTCCCCGCCATCAGGACATTCTCGATGACATGGCCAAAATCAAGGTCACCAACGGCACCCCAAAAATAGATAAAGGCTCAGACAAGAGCGCGACCACAGGGCAGCAGCGTCATGGTGATTTTGCCGTGGCGCTAGCTATGGGCATAAGAGCCAGCTGGATGGAAGGGGGCGTGATTGAATTTACCGCAATCCCCGGTAAAGGCAGCGATGAGGATGACTCTAATGATGATTATCACAGCTTTGATCGAGGAACTTATTAA